A single region of the Lycium barbarum isolate Lr01 chromosome 2, ASM1917538v2, whole genome shotgun sequence genome encodes:
- the LOC132626139 gene encoding ureide permease 1-like isoform X4, with translation MYVVESKGGAIVCMLLSLFFLGTWPALLTLLERRGRFPQHTYLDYTFTNLLAAVIIAFTFGQIGTSSVENSNFLSQISQDNWTSVLFAMTGGVVLSIGNLTTQYAWAFVGLSVTEVVSSSITVVIGTTMNYYLDDKINKAEILFPGVGCFLIAVCLGSAVHASNAADNKAKLDSYSNDSKHSIRANSITDSKQACTKRVGLNDAEKGVASTEKAKFGTALFLIDLEKRRAIKIFGKSTFIGLALTFFAGSCFSLFSPAFNLATNDQWRTLKDGVSHLSVYTAFFYFSVSCFVVAMILNLIFLYRPVLNAPKSSLKAYLNDWNGRGWALLAGLLCGFGNGLQFMGGQAAGYAAADAVQALPLVSTFWGIILFGEYRRSSRKTYTFLVGMLFMFVVAVGILMASSGHRK, from the exons ATGTATGTGGTGGAGAGCAAAGGAGGGGCTATAGTTTGCATGTTATTGTCTTTGTTCTTCTTAGGGACTTGGCCAGCCTTACTAACTTTACTTGAAAGGAGAGGGAGATTTCCACAACACACTTACCTTGATTATACTTTCACTAATCTTTTAGCTGCTGTCATAATTGCTTTTACCTTTGGTCAAATTGGGACAAGCTCAGTGGAAAACTCAAATTTCCTCTCCCAAATCTCTCAG GATAATTGGACGAGTGTCTTGTTTGCAATGACTGGAGGGGTGGTCCTTAGCATTGGAAACCTTACAACTCAATATGCTTGGGCCTTTGTTGGTTTATCAGTTACCGAGGTTGTCTCCTCAAGCATTACTGTGGTTATAG GAACGACCATGAATTACTACCTTGATGACAAAATTAACAAAGCGGAGATTCTTTTTCCCGGGGTTGGATGCTTCTTGATTGCCGTTTGTTTAGGCTCTGCTGTTCATGCATCCAATGCAGCTGATAATAAAGCAAAGCTTGATAGTTATTCAAATGACTCTAAACATAGCATTAG GGCTAATAGTATTACTGACTCCAAACAAGCATGCACAAAGAGAG TTGGTTTAAATGATGCGGAAAAGGGAGTTGCTTCCACAGAAAAGGCAAAATTTGGGACTGCGCTTTTCCTGATAGATCTCGAGAAGAGAAGAGCGATCAAG ATATTCGGGAAGAGCACATTCATTGGTTTGGCGTTGACATTCTTTGCTGGAAGTTGTTTTTCTCTCTTCTCACCAGCATTCAACCTTGCCACGAATGATCAGTGGCGTACTCTAAAAGATGGAGTTTCACACTTGAGCGTCTACACAGCATTCTTCTACTTTTCAGTTTCTTGCTTTGTCGTTGCCATGATTTTGAACCTCATCTTCTTATACCGCCCTGTTCTAAATGCGCCCAAGTCATCTCTGAAGGCTTATTTAAATGACTGGAACGGTAGAGGTTGGGCCCTTTTGGCAGGACTTTTGTGTGGTTTTGGAAATGGTCTCCAATTCATGGGAGGTCAGGCTGCTGGATATGCAGCTGCAGACGCTGTTCAG GCGCTACCCCTCGTGAGCACATTTTGGGGGATAATTTTATTTGGAGAGTACCGAAGATCATCCAGAAAAACATATACGTTCCTAGTTGGCATGCTGTTTATGTTTGTAGTAGCTGTTGGAATTCTTATGGCATCATCAGGGCATCGCAAATAG
- the LOC132626139 gene encoding ureide permease 1-like isoform X1, translating to MIPCCLLNMDFWSIPNLIQVSPEIEKVLSRGLKMYVVESKGGAIVCMLLSLFFLGTWPALLTLLERRGRFPQHTYLDYTFTNLLAAVIIAFTFGQIGTSSVENSNFLSQISQDNWTSVLFAMTGGVVLSIGNLTTQYAWAFVGLSVTEVVSSSITVVIGTTMNYYLDDKINKAEILFPGVGCFLIAVCLGSAVHASNAADNKAKLDSYSNDSKHSIRANSITDSKQACTKRVGLNDAEKGVASTEKAKFGTALFLIDLEKRRAIKIFGKSTFIGLALTFFAGSCFSLFSPAFNLATNDQWRTLKDGVSHLSVYTAFFYFSVSCFVVAMILNLIFLYRPVLNAPKSSLKAYLNDWNGRGWALLAGLLCGFGNGLQFMGGQAAGYAAADAVQALPLVSTFWGIILFGEYRRSSRKTYTFLVGMLFMFVVAVGILMASSGHRK from the exons ATGATACCTTGTTGCCTTCTGAACATG GATTTTTGGAGCATTCCCAATTTGATTCAAGTGTCACCTGAAATAGAAAAGGTGTTATCCCGTGGTTTGAAGATGTATGTGGTGGAGAGCAAAGGAGGGGCTATAGTTTGCATGTTATTGTCTTTGTTCTTCTTAGGGACTTGGCCAGCCTTACTAACTTTACTTGAAAGGAGAGGGAGATTTCCACAACACACTTACCTTGATTATACTTTCACTAATCTTTTAGCTGCTGTCATAATTGCTTTTACCTTTGGTCAAATTGGGACAAGCTCAGTGGAAAACTCAAATTTCCTCTCCCAAATCTCTCAG GATAATTGGACGAGTGTCTTGTTTGCAATGACTGGAGGGGTGGTCCTTAGCATTGGAAACCTTACAACTCAATATGCTTGGGCCTTTGTTGGTTTATCAGTTACCGAGGTTGTCTCCTCAAGCATTACTGTGGTTATAG GAACGACCATGAATTACTACCTTGATGACAAAATTAACAAAGCGGAGATTCTTTTTCCCGGGGTTGGATGCTTCTTGATTGCCGTTTGTTTAGGCTCTGCTGTTCATGCATCCAATGCAGCTGATAATAAAGCAAAGCTTGATAGTTATTCAAATGACTCTAAACATAGCATTAG GGCTAATAGTATTACTGACTCCAAACAAGCATGCACAAAGAGAG TTGGTTTAAATGATGCGGAAAAGGGAGTTGCTTCCACAGAAAAGGCAAAATTTGGGACTGCGCTTTTCCTGATAGATCTCGAGAAGAGAAGAGCGATCAAG ATATTCGGGAAGAGCACATTCATTGGTTTGGCGTTGACATTCTTTGCTGGAAGTTGTTTTTCTCTCTTCTCACCAGCATTCAACCTTGCCACGAATGATCAGTGGCGTACTCTAAAAGATGGAGTTTCACACTTGAGCGTCTACACAGCATTCTTCTACTTTTCAGTTTCTTGCTTTGTCGTTGCCATGATTTTGAACCTCATCTTCTTATACCGCCCTGTTCTAAATGCGCCCAAGTCATCTCTGAAGGCTTATTTAAATGACTGGAACGGTAGAGGTTGGGCCCTTTTGGCAGGACTTTTGTGTGGTTTTGGAAATGGTCTCCAATTCATGGGAGGTCAGGCTGCTGGATATGCAGCTGCAGACGCTGTTCAG GCGCTACCCCTCGTGAGCACATTTTGGGGGATAATTTTATTTGGAGAGTACCGAAGATCATCCAGAAAAACATATACGTTCCTAGTTGGCATGCTGTTTATGTTTGTAGTAGCTGTTGGAATTCTTATGGCATCATCAGGGCATCGCAAATAG
- the LOC132626139 gene encoding ureide permease 1-like isoform X3, with the protein MDFWSIPNLIQVSPEIEKVLSRGLKMYVVESKGGAIVCMLLSLFFLGTWPALLTLLERRGRFPQHTYLDYTFTNLLAAVIIAFTFGQIGTSSVENSNFLSQISQDNWTSVLFAMTGGVVLSIGNLTTQYAWAFVGLSVTEVVSSSITVVIGTTMNYYLDDKINKAEILFPGVGCFLIAVCLGSAVHASNAADNKAKLDSYSNDSKHSIRANSITDSKQACTKRVGLNDAEKGVASTEKAKFGTALFLIDLEKRRAIKIFGKSTFIGLALTFFAGSCFSLFSPAFNLATNDQWRTLKDGVSHLSVYTAFFYFSVSCFVVAMILNLIFLYRPVLNAPKSSLKAYLNDWNGRGWALLAGLLCGFGNGLQFMGGQAAGYAAADAVQALPLVSTFWGIILFGEYRRSSRKTYTFLVGMLFMFVVAVGILMASSGHRK; encoded by the exons ATG GATTTTTGGAGCATTCCCAATTTGATTCAAGTGTCACCTGAAATAGAAAAGGTGTTATCCCGTGGTTTGAAGATGTATGTGGTGGAGAGCAAAGGAGGGGCTATAGTTTGCATGTTATTGTCTTTGTTCTTCTTAGGGACTTGGCCAGCCTTACTAACTTTACTTGAAAGGAGAGGGAGATTTCCACAACACACTTACCTTGATTATACTTTCACTAATCTTTTAGCTGCTGTCATAATTGCTTTTACCTTTGGTCAAATTGGGACAAGCTCAGTGGAAAACTCAAATTTCCTCTCCCAAATCTCTCAG GATAATTGGACGAGTGTCTTGTTTGCAATGACTGGAGGGGTGGTCCTTAGCATTGGAAACCTTACAACTCAATATGCTTGGGCCTTTGTTGGTTTATCAGTTACCGAGGTTGTCTCCTCAAGCATTACTGTGGTTATAG GAACGACCATGAATTACTACCTTGATGACAAAATTAACAAAGCGGAGATTCTTTTTCCCGGGGTTGGATGCTTCTTGATTGCCGTTTGTTTAGGCTCTGCTGTTCATGCATCCAATGCAGCTGATAATAAAGCAAAGCTTGATAGTTATTCAAATGACTCTAAACATAGCATTAG GGCTAATAGTATTACTGACTCCAAACAAGCATGCACAAAGAGAG TTGGTTTAAATGATGCGGAAAAGGGAGTTGCTTCCACAGAAAAGGCAAAATTTGGGACTGCGCTTTTCCTGATAGATCTCGAGAAGAGAAGAGCGATCAAG ATATTCGGGAAGAGCACATTCATTGGTTTGGCGTTGACATTCTTTGCTGGAAGTTGTTTTTCTCTCTTCTCACCAGCATTCAACCTTGCCACGAATGATCAGTGGCGTACTCTAAAAGATGGAGTTTCACACTTGAGCGTCTACACAGCATTCTTCTACTTTTCAGTTTCTTGCTTTGTCGTTGCCATGATTTTGAACCTCATCTTCTTATACCGCCCTGTTCTAAATGCGCCCAAGTCATCTCTGAAGGCTTATTTAAATGACTGGAACGGTAGAGGTTGGGCCCTTTTGGCAGGACTTTTGTGTGGTTTTGGAAATGGTCTCCAATTCATGGGAGGTCAGGCTGCTGGATATGCAGCTGCAGACGCTGTTCAG GCGCTACCCCTCGTGAGCACATTTTGGGGGATAATTTTATTTGGAGAGTACCGAAGATCATCCAGAAAAACATATACGTTCCTAGTTGGCATGCTGTTTATGTTTGTAGTAGCTGTTGGAATTCTTATGGCATCATCAGGGCATCGCAAATAG